In Thalassococcus sp. S3, the sequence CGACAAGGTGGAAGAGGAGATCGGGCCGATCGACCTCTTCTGCTCCAATGCCGGCATCTCGGTCGCGGGCGGGGTCGAGGCGTCGAACGACGACTGGCAGCGCATCTGGGACGTCAACGTGATGTCTCATGTCTGGGCCGCCCGCCACCTCATCCCCCGAATGGCCGCGCGGGGCGGCGGGTATCTGCTGAACACCTCCTCCGCCGCGGGTCTGCTGAACCAGATCGGCTCTGCCCCCTACGGTGTGACCAAACATGCCGCCGTTGGTCTGGCGGAATGGCTGGCCATGACCCATGGCGACGACGGCATCAAGGTGTCGGTCCTTTGCCCCCAGGCGGTGCGCACCGAGATGACGCGCGGCCACGAAGATCATGTCGCCGCCATTGACGGCATGATGGAGCCCGAACCTGTGGCGGAGGCCTGCGTGCAGGCGATCCGCGAGGAAACGTTTCTCGTGCTGCCCCACAAGGAAGTGCTGGGCTACATGCGCAACAAGACCGAGAATTACGACAAATGGATTGGTGGGATGCGCAAACTGAACCGGAGGTTTGGTGGGTTTGGATCGCTTTGAAATTTCCTTGACCTCGAAAGCATGCACATTGGTAAGCAAGGGCGCAGTTGAATGACTTGAGTGGACAAGTCCGGCATGTGGTTGCAGTCTCTCAGCCGAAGAGATTGATAAAACGACGGCGACCTCATCATGAAAATCGAGAAAAAGCATCTCGATCATATCTTAACGTGCTTTCAGAACGAACTTTGCGCGATTGGTTTCTCGCGTAGGCGAAAGGATTATTTCGACAGGAAGGATGAGAATGGCCTTATCTATTCTGTCGAAATTTGCTTCTCACGACGCAATGGCTTGCTTAACG encodes:
- a CDS encoding SDR family oxidoreductase gives rise to the protein MELKDKIIVVTGAASGIGRAMALRFAREGAAKIVCADLNAEGAAETANEVNGMAAEVNVGREFEIAGLIDKVEEEIGPIDLFCSNAGISVAGGVEASNDDWQRIWDVNVMSHVWAARHLIPRMAARGGGYLLNTSSAAGLLNQIGSAPYGVTKHAAVGLAEWLAMTHGDDGIKVSVLCPQAVRTEMTRGHEDHVAAIDGMMEPEPVAEACVQAIREETFLVLPHKEVLGYMRNKTENYDKWIGGMRKLNRRFGGFGSL